From a region of the Castanea sativa cultivar Marrone di Chiusa Pesio chromosome 10, ASM4071231v1 genome:
- the LOC142612192 gene encoding uncharacterized protein LOC142612192 has product MPGIDIDIVQLYIPIDPTMKLVKQKLRRMKSEWTLKIKEEVEKLYNVGFLRVANYPEWLANVGSGIKEGWKGHALLSFMRGFSSTIKSRWLQKIWRKTLSLHRGETYCYEVMPFGLKKTSATYQRAATTLLHDLFHKEVEVYVDDMIVKSKDCEGHMLALRKFFERIQFYKL; this is encoded by the exons ATGCCTGGGATTGATATAGATATAGTACAACTCTACATTCCAATAGATCCAACCATGAAGCTAGTCAAGCAAAAGTTAAGAAGAATGAAGTCAGAATGGACTCTCAAGATTAAGGAAGAAGTGGAGAAACTATACAATGTTGGATTCCTAAGAGTGGCCAACTATCCAGAGTGGTTAGCCAACGTAGGTTCCGGTATCAAAGAAGGATGGAAAG GTCACGCCTTGCTATCATTCATGCGCGGATTCTCAAGTACAATTAAATCAAGATGGCTCCAAAAGATATGGAGAAAAACTCTTTCATTACATCGTGGGGAGACATATTGCTAtgaggtcatgccatttggccttaaaaaAACTAGCGCTACCTACCAACGTGCAGCCACCACTTTGTTGCATGATTTGTTCCACAAAGAAGTAgaggtttatgttgatgatatgatagtgAAGTCTAAAGACTGTGAAGGGCATATGCTGGCCTTgaggaagttctttgaaagaatccaGTTCTACAAGTTATGA
- the LOC142612194 gene encoding uncharacterized protein LOC142612194 — protein sequence MKCEPIFRLLKKEVPIVRNEQCQEAFEKIKNYLMKPPILVPPVPEKPLLLYLTFIDTAMGALFAQYLEETRKENAIYYISKKMLPYEEKMNPLKYLMEKAVQDGKTTKWDLLLSEFDIKYVIQKYVKGREIANHLAHYSPEEAKEVQRDFSDEDVMGIEVESWKMYFDGATNQSGSGIGVLLISPKGPHNPFFGRLNFPATNNATEYEACIMDVQAVLGIGVKELEVYGDSALIISQIQNKWKIKEERLMPYHEYLQKWA from the exons ATGAAATGTGAACCAATCTTCAGACTGCTTAAGAAAGAAGTCCCTATAGTGCGGAATGAACAATGTCAAGAAGCCTTTGAAAAGATCAAGAATTATCTGATGAAACCGCCAATACTTGTCCCACCAGTACCCGAAAAGCCATTGTTGCTGTATCTCACCTTTATAGATACAGCAATGGGGGCTCTATTTGCTCAATACTTAGAAGAGACTAGGAAGGAGAATGCAATTTACTACATCAGCAAGAAGATGTTGCCTTATGAAGAAAA AATGAATCCTTTGAAGTACTTAATGGAAAAAGCCGTGCAAGATGGAAAGACTACTAAATGGGACTTGCTTTTGTCagaatttgatattaagtatgtgaTTCAAAAATATGTGAAGGGGAGAGAAATTGCTAATCACTTAGCCCATTATTCACCAGAAGAAGCTAAGGAGGTCCAACGAGATTTTTCGGATGAAGATGTCATGGGGATTGAGGTagaatcatggaagatgtattttgatggagcaACAAATCAAAGcggaagtggaattggagttctCTTAATTTCACCAAAAGGGCCACACAATCCATTTTTTGGCAGACTTAACTTTCCTGCCACTAACAATGCCACAGAATATGAAGCTTGCATTATGGATGTACAAGCAGTCTTAGGCATAGGAGTGAAGGAGTTGGAGGTATACGGAGACTCAGCTCTAATAATCTCTCAGATTCAAAATAaatggaagatcaaagaagaaaggcTTATGCCTTATCATGAATATCTTCAAAAGTGGGCATAA